The Flaviramulus sp. BrNp1-15 genome has a window encoding:
- a CDS encoding glycosyltransferase family 2 protein, translating to MISVIIRNKNQDKALSFLLKNLTERYIDDISEIIVLDNQSTDNSENISKKFGARFITIEKFSYGCSANFATKKAKFPIIVMFSTHSYPVSHDFFKLIKRKFNANENLAGLRCLHSTNDYRNFINKISAKEDPNKSGLIFSGSTFSKLVWEKYPYREDVATFEDKKWTVRVLKAGYDIDFVESIFHYEIKRSKSQLFFKFKRDLTGNYQLWHQDVNFLSATKGFMVFVLGLIRSFFIDLFYFFKKFFFTIGFIFNKPKKILMKIYLTTLIGLFLI from the coding sequence ATGATATCAGTAATAATTAGAAATAAAAACCAAGATAAAGCATTAAGTTTTTTACTTAAAAATTTAACAGAGCGTTACATCGATGATATTTCTGAAATTATTGTGTTAGATAACCAATCAACTGATAATAGTGAAAATATTTCAAAAAAGTTTGGTGCCCGATTTATCACCATTGAAAAATTTAGTTATGGTTGTAGCGCAAATTTTGCAACTAAAAAGGCAAAATTTCCAATAATTGTAATGTTTAGTACGCATTCTTATCCTGTAAGTCATGATTTTTTTAAGCTAATAAAAAGGAAATTTAATGCTAATGAGAATTTAGCTGGCTTAAGGTGTTTACATAGTACAAATGATTATAGAAATTTCATTAATAAAATATCTGCAAAAGAAGATCCCAATAAATCTGGATTGATCTTTTCAGGTTCTACATTTAGTAAATTAGTATGGGAAAAGTATCCTTATAGAGAAGATGTAGCCACATTTGAAGATAAAAAATGGACAGTTCGTGTTTTAAAGGCTGGTTATGATATTGATTTTGTAGAGTCTATTTTTCATTATGAAATAAAAAGAAGCAAAAGTCAATTGTTTTTTAAGTTTAAAAGAGATTTAACTGGTAATTATCAACTTTGGCATCAAGATGTAAATTTTTTAAGCGCGACAAAAGGCTTTATGGTGTTTGTTTTAGGATTGATTAGAAGTTTTTTTATTGATTTGTTTTATTTTTTTAAAAAATTCTTTTTTACCATAGGTTTCATTTTTAATAAACCAAAAAAAATTTTAATGAAGATATATTTAACAACTTTAATTGGCCTTTTTTTAATATGA
- a CDS encoding acyltransferase, protein MNKNNNFDFLRFLFAIFVVISHSYPLSGGHESTQWIYQTTNGQVVLARLGLDGFFIISGFFIFQSLKRSKSLFSYYKKRFLRLFPALFVVLLLTIILAPFVYEGELPFFKNHQVYTYLPNNLSLYGFQPTIKGIFDNNPYHSINGSLWTIRYEFSLYIVLSCLYFFRKSILVKKNLLLFCFILLVVMNNFFMDRFAGSKIFGLNGYETLDLGTFFVCGSLLASFEFEKINKKRIMLLVTFLIIVTSIYLNFYANVKHIILPIIILLIGFMPLPVFSDFGKIGDMSYGIYIYSFPVQQTLMYFYKLSVFQLMFWSVLVSIVFGYLSWHLIEKKALKYKNKPLFKNWKLLFSH, encoded by the coding sequence ATGAACAAAAACAATAATTTTGATTTTTTAAGGTTTTTGTTTGCCATTTTTGTTGTTATCTCGCATTCTTATCCTTTGTCTGGTGGTCATGAAAGTACTCAATGGATTTATCAAACAACAAATGGACAGGTAGTTTTAGCAAGATTAGGTTTAGACGGTTTTTTTATAATTAGTGGTTTTTTTATTTTTCAAAGTTTAAAACGCAGTAAAAGTCTTTTTAGTTATTACAAAAAAAGGTTTTTAAGACTATTTCCTGCTCTTTTTGTTGTGTTATTGTTAACCATAATTTTAGCACCATTTGTTTATGAGGGAGAATTGCCATTTTTTAAAAACCATCAAGTATATACATATTTACCAAATAACCTATCCTTATATGGTTTTCAGCCAACAATTAAAGGGATATTTGATAACAACCCTTATCATTCTATCAATGGTTCATTATGGACTATTCGTTATGAATTTTCTTTATACATAGTACTTTCATGTTTGTATTTTTTTAGAAAAAGCATTTTAGTAAAAAAAAATTTGCTTCTATTTTGCTTTATACTATTAGTAGTAATGAATAATTTTTTCATGGATAGATTTGCAGGTTCAAAAATTTTTGGGTTAAATGGTTATGAGACCTTGGACTTAGGTACTTTTTTTGTTTGTGGGAGTTTATTAGCAAGTTTTGAGTTTGAAAAAATTAATAAAAAAAGAATAATGCTTTTAGTTACTTTTTTAATTATTGTAACATCTATATATTTAAATTTTTACGCTAATGTTAAACATATTATTTTACCAATTATTATTTTGTTAATTGGCTTTATGCCACTTCCTGTTTTTAGTGATTTTGGTAAAATTGGCGATATGTCTTATGGTATTTATATTTATAGTTTTCCTGTACAACAAACATTAATGTATTTTTACAAATTAAGCGTATTTCAATTAATGTTTTGGTCTGTATTAGTTTCAATAGTATTTGGTTATTTATCTTGGCATTTAATAGAAAAGAAAGCATTAAAATATAAAAACAAACCATTATTTAAGAATTGGAAATTATTATTCAGTCATTAG